The proteins below are encoded in one region of Halocatena salina:
- a CDS encoding DUF460 domain-containing protein, translating into MNTRASALDAVVFGVDIQSGDVRGDAPSYAVVAFDGEQIDRDVVSFRKLRRLIDREEPAIVATDNTYELAADKDALVRLLRELPAGTKLVQVTGAQRPEPLSRVASRHGVPYGKKPMKEAEAAARLAAANVGQEVRAFSDTTTVKVARGRSTGNGGWSEDRYTRRIHGAVKTTARDVESDLRDAGLDFEVDRTEKYGGLSRAVFTVESRPDELPVSRMRSGDVRIEIERERRDGIEYQPLAKRRDHVLVGIDPGTTTGIAIVGLGGTVLDVSSTRTGDTADVIEWIIERGRPIVVAADVTPIPETVEKIRRSFDAAAWTPERDLPIDRKQHRTRENSYDNDHERDAMAAALFAFDDHEDQFERIAQKIPARLDRGAVTARVVAGEESVETVVADLTDDEGSSDTDTTDESPERSPEEKEIKRLNERIERLESHIETLEETIDSKDERIAEYERELSDARRAERRKARKNEAVTRLERKTEQHQQTIERQSEEIDTLDSKLERLKELWKIDHSNFADVSEEKQGLVPVKTVDQFTMRAIERADEQYGLIPDDVILLRDASGAGKSTAQRLADCEPRLVLRQGGLSDVADEVLFDHDIPIAPAEVVTIQEIDELAVAREREISAAVDEWHERARDRRRSQKSELVDKLISEHRANHEPERGEPTSG; encoded by the coding sequence GTGAATACCCGCGCGAGTGCACTCGACGCGGTCGTGTTCGGGGTCGACATCCAGAGTGGCGACGTGCGTGGTGATGCGCCCTCGTATGCTGTCGTCGCGTTCGACGGCGAACAGATCGACCGTGATGTGGTGTCGTTTCGAAAACTCCGCCGGCTGATCGACCGCGAGGAGCCGGCCATCGTTGCGACGGACAACACCTACGAGCTGGCGGCGGACAAAGACGCCCTCGTTCGGTTGCTCCGTGAGCTTCCGGCCGGAACGAAGCTGGTACAGGTCACCGGTGCCCAACGACCCGAACCGCTCTCTCGGGTCGCCTCCAGACACGGCGTTCCCTACGGGAAAAAGCCGATGAAGGAAGCAGAGGCCGCCGCGCGTCTCGCGGCTGCAAACGTCGGACAGGAGGTGCGTGCGTTCTCAGATACGACGACCGTCAAGGTCGCCCGCGGCCGATCGACCGGCAACGGTGGCTGGAGTGAGGATCGGTACACCCGACGGATTCACGGCGCGGTCAAAACCACTGCTCGGGATGTCGAATCGGACCTACGAGACGCCGGACTCGATTTCGAGGTGGACCGAACCGAGAAGTACGGCGGTCTCTCCCGGGCGGTGTTCACCGTCGAGAGCCGTCCCGACGAGCTTCCCGTCTCGCGGATGCGTTCAGGCGACGTTCGCATCGAGATCGAACGAGAACGACGCGATGGCATCGAGTACCAGCCGCTTGCCAAGCGACGGGACCACGTTCTCGTCGGAATCGATCCCGGAACGACGACCGGCATCGCTATCGTCGGACTCGGGGGCACCGTGTTGGACGTGTCCTCGACGCGCACCGGCGACACCGCTGACGTCATCGAATGGATCATCGAGCGCGGGCGGCCGATCGTCGTGGCTGCCGACGTGACTCCGATCCCTGAGACGGTCGAAAAGATCCGTCGGAGCTTCGACGCCGCCGCGTGGACGCCTGAACGAGATCTCCCTATCGATCGCAAACAACACCGAACGCGGGAGAACAGCTACGACAACGACCACGAACGGGACGCGATGGCCGCAGCGCTGTTTGCGTTCGACGACCACGAAGATCAGTTCGAACGGATCGCGCAGAAGATCCCGGCACGATTGGATCGAGGAGCGGTTACTGCACGGGTGGTTGCAGGCGAGGAATCGGTCGAAACCGTCGTTGCCGATCTCACAGACGACGAAGGATCTTCGGATACGGATACGACCGACGAGTCCCCCGAACGCTCGCCCGAAGAGAAAGAGATCAAACGGCTGAACGAACGCATCGAGCGGCTCGAATCACACATCGAAACGCTCGAAGAGACGATCGACTCGAAAGACGAGCGCATCGCGGAGTACGAACGAGAACTGAGCGATGCCCGGCGCGCTGAACGGCGGAAAGCCCGTAAAAACGAAGCGGTCACGCGACTTGAGCGCAAAACAGAACAGCACCAGCAGACGATCGAACGCCAAAGCGAGGAAATCGACACTCTCGATAGCAAACTCGAACGGCTCAAAGAGCTCTGGAAGATCGATCATTCTAATTTCGCAGACGTCTCTGAAGAGAAACAGGGTCTCGTCCCGGTGAAAACCGTCGATCAGTTCACCATGCGGGCGATCGAGCGCGCGGACGAGCAGTACGGACTGATCCCTGACGACGTGATCCTCCTTCGGGACGCTAGCGGAGCGGGAAAAAGCACTGCACAACGGCTGGCCGACTGTGAACCCCGTCTCGTCCTCCGACAAGGCGGATTGAGCGATGTCGCTGATGAGGTGCTGTTCGATCACGACATCCCGATCGCGCCCGCCGAGGTGGTGACTATCCAAGAGATCGACGAGCTAGCGGTTGCGCGCGAACGGGAGATATCGGCCGCCGTCGACGAATGGCACGAACGCGCCCGCGATCGCAGACGATCCCAAAAGTCGGAACTCGTTGACAAGCTCATCAGCGAACACCGCGCGAACCACGAACCGGAACGCGGTGAACCGACCAGTGGTTGA
- a CDS encoding DUF7470 family protein translates to MIDRLGRIGIVGVIIIVAGLALTALVDPLIAGGIALVLVGTALVVRGVIGYALEAMGMSGML, encoded by the coding sequence ATGATCGATCGACTCGGTCGTATCGGAATCGTCGGGGTGATTATCATCGTTGCCGGACTGGCACTCACGGCACTTGTCGATCCTCTGATCGCTGGAGGAATCGCACTCGTACTTGTGGGAACGGCACTCGTCGTTCGGGGTGTGATCGGCTACGCGCTCGAGGCGATGGGAATGAGTGGGATGCTGTGA
- a CDS encoding zinc-dependent alcohol dehydrogenase family protein gives MRAVVFQGPEEPMTVEDVDRPECDDDGIVVETEACGVCRSDWHAWKGDWDWLGLMMTPGLIFGHEPCGTVVEVGEEVESIREGDRVTAPFNMSDGTCRHCMSGRANICERSVPMGFLDFQPGAYAEEFPVRVADQNAITVPDGLDPVDIAGLGCRFATAFHGVAHRVDVEPGDTVAVHGCGGVGLSAIMTANALGGRVIAVDLDDRSLEMAEQVGAEETINATEVKDVPQTVKSFTPSSRGVEVSVDALGITETCRNSVNSLCKGGQHLQIGMTTADEGGEVPLPVDMMVQDEREFYGSYGMPPHEYDEIFSMMESGAIDPGQIVNETISLDEVPEKVASMDEFDTVGIPVCNEF, from the coding sequence ATGAGAGCAGTGGTCTTTCAAGGCCCGGAAGAACCGATGACGGTCGAAGATGTCGATCGTCCAGAGTGTGATGACGACGGGATCGTCGTCGAAACCGAGGCCTGTGGTGTCTGTCGCTCGGATTGGCACGCATGGAAAGGCGATTGGGATTGGCTCGGGTTGATGATGACGCCCGGCCTGATCTTCGGCCACGAACCGTGTGGCACTGTCGTCGAAGTCGGCGAAGAAGTCGAGAGCATCCGGGAGGGAGACCGCGTTACTGCCCCATTCAACATGAGCGATGGTACCTGCCGCCACTGTATGAGCGGTCGAGCGAACATCTGTGAACGATCCGTTCCGATGGGCTTTCTGGATTTTCAGCCCGGTGCGTACGCAGAGGAGTTCCCGGTGCGCGTCGCCGATCAGAACGCGATCACGGTGCCGGACGGACTCGATCCGGTCGACATCGCCGGACTCGGCTGTCGGTTTGCGACCGCATTTCACGGCGTTGCACACCGGGTAGACGTCGAACCCGGTGACACGGTTGCAGTGCATGGGTGTGGTGGTGTCGGTCTGTCAGCCATCATGACCGCGAACGCACTCGGGGGTCGGGTCATCGCCGTCGATCTCGACGACCGAAGTCTCGAAATGGCTGAACAGGTCGGCGCAGAAGAGACGATCAACGCCACCGAAGTCAAGGATGTGCCACAAACGGTCAAATCGTTCACGCCGAGTAGCCGCGGCGTGGAGGTGAGCGTCGACGCGCTGGGCATCACAGAAACGTGCCGGAACTCAGTTAACTCGCTCTGTAAAGGCGGGCAGCACCTCCAAATCGGGATGACCACTGCAGATGAAGGAGGAGAGGTACCGTTGCCAGTCGATATGATGGTCCAAGACGAGCGGGAGTTTTACGGGTCGTACGGAATGCCGCCACACGAATACGACGAGATATTCAGCATGATGGAATCCGGAGCGATCGATCCCGGACAGATCGTCAACGAAACGATCTCGCTGGATGAAGTCCCGGAGAAGGTCGCCTCAATGGACGAATTCGACACCGTCGGAATCCCTGTCTGTAACGAATTCTGA
- the eif1A gene encoding translation initiation factor eIF-1A — MSDSESHKSLRMPDEDEVFAVVTNMLGANRVRVRCMDGKERTARIPGRMQKRIWIREDDVVLVEPWDWQDEKADVAWRYDKQDADQLRREGHIQEM; from the coding sequence ATGAGCGATAGTGAGAGCCACAAGAGTTTGCGAATGCCTGACGAGGACGAAGTGTTTGCAGTCGTGACGAACATGCTTGGCGCGAACCGAGTGCGAGTACGCTGTATGGACGGAAAAGAACGCACGGCACGTATTCCGGGACGGATGCAAAAACGCATCTGGATCCGAGAAGATGACGTCGTACTCGTCGAGCCGTGGGATTGGCAGGACGAAAAGGCCGATGTCGCGTGGCGCTACGACAAACAAGACGCCGATCAACTCCGCCGGGAGGGTCATATTCAGGAAATGTAA
- the rio1 gene encoding serine/threonine-protein kinase Rio1: protein MTDEYGLLDTEMSGAPGDEWEEIDVSDTESDRIARKQDREFLSFRKRIKDADQFKVEASVFDDATFAAIYKLVQDGYIDAFGGPVSTGKEASVYTARVDSRTVAVKIYRINASDFQQMRAYLDGDPRFSGIGNDKKKVVLSWVKKEFSNLQRAYEAGVRVPEPITTERNVLVMEYAGNDTRALRLAEVEIENPQTAYEVVREYTRRLYAAGLVHGDLSEYNIVIHDSELYVIDLGQAVTIHHPNSREFLKRDCQNVARFFSQLGVDVTGDELLEHVVHDEETPDAAPFTAYD from the coding sequence ATGACTGATGAATATGGGCTCCTCGACACGGAGATGAGCGGTGCTCCTGGCGATGAGTGGGAGGAAATCGACGTATCGGACACGGAGTCCGATCGTATCGCCCGGAAACAAGACCGGGAGTTTCTTTCGTTCCGTAAACGCATCAAGGACGCCGATCAGTTCAAAGTGGAGGCGTCGGTGTTCGACGACGCAACGTTTGCAGCGATCTACAAACTCGTTCAGGACGGCTACATCGACGCCTTTGGAGGACCGGTTTCGACGGGCAAGGAAGCGTCGGTGTACACCGCACGGGTGGATTCGAGGACGGTCGCGGTCAAAATCTATCGCATCAATGCGAGTGATTTCCAACAGATGCGGGCGTATCTCGACGGCGATCCTCGGTTTTCCGGGATCGGAAACGATAAGAAAAAAGTCGTGCTGTCGTGGGTGAAAAAAGAATTTTCGAACTTACAACGGGCGTACGAAGCTGGCGTGCGCGTCCCGGAGCCGATCACGACCGAGCGCAACGTACTGGTAATGGAGTACGCCGGCAACGATACGCGAGCGCTGCGGCTCGCGGAGGTAGAGATCGAGAATCCACAGACTGCCTACGAAGTCGTCCGGGAATACACCCGACGGCTGTACGCTGCCGGACTGGTACACGGCGATTTGAGCGAGTACAACATCGTCATTCACGACAGCGAGCTGTACGTCATCGATCTGGGACAGGCAGTGACTATCCACCATCCAAACAGCCGGGAGTTCCTCAAACGGGACTGTCAAAACGTCGCGCGCTTTTTCTCACAGCTCGGTGTGGACGTGACTGGCGACGAACTGTTAGAGCACGTCGTCCACGACGAGGAGACTCCTGACGCCGCCCCGTTCACGGCGTACGACTGA
- a CDS encoding KH domain-containing protein produces MQHVTIPQDRIGVLVGEGGETMREIESKAEVRLDIDSETGSVAVETVGDPVLGLKGPEIVKAIGRGFRPKEALRLLDNDVMMFEVVDIDAASRNKNDLRRQKGRLIGEDGRTRELMEELTGASVVIYGTTLGIIGRPKEVKAVRRAAEMILDGAPHGSVYAFLERRRTEMKQHELSYHEYTG; encoded by the coding sequence ATGCAGCACGTGACGATTCCGCAGGACCGCATCGGCGTGCTCGTCGGTGAGGGCGGTGAAACGATGCGGGAGATCGAGTCGAAGGCCGAGGTTCGGCTCGACATCGATTCAGAAACCGGTTCGGTCGCCGTCGAGACAGTCGGAGACCCGGTACTCGGGTTGAAGGGACCGGAGATCGTCAAGGCGATCGGACGGGGGTTCCGTCCCAAGGAGGCCCTGCGACTGCTCGACAATGACGTGATGATGTTCGAGGTCGTTGATATCGACGCCGCTTCGCGAAACAAGAACGATCTTCGCCGACAGAAGGGTCGGCTCATCGGTGAGGACGGGCGTACACGCGAACTGATGGAGGAACTCACCGGTGCGTCGGTCGTCATCTACGGTACGACGCTCGGTATCATCGGCCGTCCCAAGGAGGTGAAAGCCGTCCGTCGCGCCGCCGAGATGATCCTCGATGGGGCACCGCACGGTTCGGTGTATGCGTTCCTCGAACGCCGGCGCACCGAAATGAAACAACACGAACTCAGTTACCACGAGTACACCGGATAG
- a CDS encoding MaoC/PaaZ C-terminal domain-containing protein, which translates to MPYSYEPHYFEEMTEGTTFESAGRTITESDFVMHSMLTGDWTELHTNAEYAEEGPYGERIAHGPMTFIIATGLVQRCGFVERTVIAFLGMNYMDVPNPVTIGDTLTATFEVTDRRELESRNDAGLVVIDSDVRNQDDEQVFAGDMKFLFKRQE; encoded by the coding sequence ATGCCGTACAGTTACGAACCCCATTACTTCGAAGAGATGACGGAGGGGACGACGTTCGAGAGCGCGGGCCGGACGATCACCGAGTCGGATTTCGTGATGCATTCGATGCTCACCGGCGATTGGACCGAACTCCACACGAACGCCGAATATGCCGAGGAGGGACCGTACGGCGAGCGCATTGCTCACGGACCGATGACGTTTATCATCGCCACGGGGCTGGTCCAACGGTGTGGGTTCGTCGAACGAACCGTGATCGCGTTTCTGGGCATGAACTACATGGACGTCCCGAACCCGGTCACTATCGGTGACACGCTCACGGCGACGTTTGAGGTGACCGATCGGCGCGAACTGGAGAGCCGGAACGACGCCGGACTGGTGGTCATCGATTCTGACGTCAGAAACCAGGACGACGAACAGGTGTTCGCGGGAGATATGAAGTTCCTATTCAAACGACAGGAGTAG